TACGACGGCGACTAGATCCAGAGAGGCGCCTTTGCCTGAACAACTACAACTCCATAGATCTGACCACCCTGGGATGGTACTGGTAAGTGCAACTCTTACTGGAAACAACTACCTAAACTGGAGCTTTGGAATCAAAAGAGCATTACGCGCTAAGATGAAAATCGGATTCATTGACGGACCATCTGTGAAACTGCACGCCAGTGATCCACACTTTGAGCAATGGTTTAGAGTCGATAGCATGGTAACCACTTGGATATTAAACTCAATTTCCAAAGAGATTGTTGAAGTGTTCATGTATATGAAATCATCACGGAATCTGTGGCTCGATTTAGAACAACGATATGGTGATTGTAGTGGTCCGCAATTGTACCAACTCCAACGAGAAATATGCTCTATGGTGCAAGGGAATCTACCTCTGTCCACGTATTTTACGAACATGAAGAGACTTTGGGATGAAATGGGGGAGCTAAAGCCAACTCCGCAATGTACTTAGAACAGATGTACTTGTGGCGCTTGGAACACAGTTGCAGAATCAACCGCCTTCACGCAACTTATGAAATTCCTTATGGGGCTCAATGACAAATTTGATAGTGTAAGACACCAACTCTTAGTTATGGATCCAGCACCTACAGTTAACAAACCCTATTCCTTAATACAAAGTGTAGAGAAGCAGAGGCGAGTTCACGTCGAACTTGCAGACAACACTGAGAACATTGCATTGAACATTAGATGTGGCTCCAGATTTGATAAAAAGAGATATAATGCTGACAAATGCACATTACATTGTACGCATTGCATCAAAACAGGACATAGCAGGGATACTTGCTTCAGACTTCACATCACACCCGATTGGTATAAGGAACTCACGGGGAGGAGAAATAGAGATATGGGATCTGCTAAGGCCTATAATGTGGGACAATAACGAGATCAGAGAACCAGATGCAGCACAACACTAAAGAAGAGTTGCTGCAAGAGTTAATAAGGCTGATGAAGAACAATGTACAGCCTGAGGTGCAAGGGAACTTGGCTCATGAAGACGATTTCGCAGGTATGAACGCTGCCTTTTCTAGTTCTgagaaataacattttatCTTCTTGGATTTTGGACACGGGGGCGACTAACCATATGTGTGGCAATACTTGCTTTCTTGAAAACCTCACAGCTCTTAAAAATCCCACACTTATACACTTACCCGACGGCTCTACTCACTCTGttacacaaaattttcattcttacCAATGTATTGTTGGTTCCCTCCTTCAAGTTCAATCTACTCTCAGTCCCCAAACTTTGCTCCTCATTATCTGTCGAAGTGTTGTTTCATGCGTCTCATTGTATGTTTCAGGACCTGAAAAGTAAGCGAATTATAATAGTGGACAATCAAGCTGGAAATTTGTACTTTGTGGACAAATCCTCCTTTGATTCTAATGTGATACAGTCTTATATTAATAAGCAATTTTCATGTCTTACCTCACATGATTGTATTGATTCCACAAaacaaactatttattttcttttctaggaCAATAAAGTTTTATGTATTAgagacataaaaaaaaataataatctccCGACTCTGTTGATGATGTCAAACAATAGAGGACAAGACAGCTACCAAGACAACCCCTTATTGCGAGTGTAGGATTCTCTACTTCTGATCATATGGTTTCCGCTTGAGGAGGACAAATATTAGGACAGATTTTTCATTCTTAGGTTCTAAGAAAAGTGAAGAAGCAGCAAGTTTATTTGCATACTGGTGGAACAATTCCTCGATTATTTCACTCCCAAAGTGATTTATCAGCAATTGCTCAAAGACTGCCCTGAAGAATGAGGCACGGTCTGTCGGGACGGTCAAGGTGCGCTTCCCTGGGTTGTCTATTATCTCCATTCTCTCAATTGTATAATTGTCGCTCCTCTCTAATATGGCCCTGAACTCTTGTGGGATTGTAATATGCACTGGTAAGTTGAATGAGTCCACCTTGGCCTTGCTGAATCTTCCCTGCAATGAGAAAGAGTACCAGCTTATAATGCAACTCCGTCGCAATAGTATTTTGTGGTAGTTAATAGAATTTCTTGAGAGGGTATCCAAGTCGTCCCTATAACAAGTAAAATAGGTATAAAAACCcctgtaataaataaataaaacaagcgtgctttgatattttgaaaaagaagtgTTTATCCCTCCTCCGCCTTACTGtgttttttagtttcataattttgaatttatttttgtgtattgacatgtatattatatatttcattcatattttacTATGTATAACACTTGGTGTTTTGTTTTCTCTACAGTTCCAATAAGCCCAAGAATGAGGTACGTCGAtggataatatttattcagattaaatgcattttttgttccCATAACTTAAAGAATTTGGCTTTcttgtcctttaattttttaacttggCATTTggtcatgtatttttttaattttttcatgattttaattcttttgttcGGCAAGGGATAATTGTATTAAATAGGGGTAATTCTGTCCATTCAAATAGGTCAAAAGTTTAGGTCAAAATAGTATACTACTCACGTTTCTAGCGCGTGGAAGTgactctccttttttttttttttttgcagagtttataattatggggtccttttttattatttaattaatacattttagtttttttagcaattttcgTATAACACAAAAggtattttgcaattttttctatatcaaaattaaaatcaaatgtgTGAGGAGATCTAAATTACTAGATcgcatttataattaatcaaaatgtaGGACTAAATGAGTCAAACCCTCAtaattataggataaaaattataattttgaaaaatcatcaGCCTACTCCGCTAACTATGCctgatattaattttaattttttaagtttatctcttttaattttagtccaataattttcaaaattgcgtaattttaatcttctgactaaatttcaaacaattttatccataaatatcttttcaatAACAATTTTAGTACATATAAGCataatttgcatttaattGCACTTTATGCCCATGCTATCGTCATAATGGTGTCAGAGCTTATTAATAACTCCGAGCTTCTACTACATGACGCATAGCTTTATGCCTATTCCCGAAGCACAACTCTCCGTAAGGGGTGACTCAACACTTAACGCGAACCAGTAGTGCTCTGGGTTAGCAAACTGATAGGTACCTTTGGATGGGAAACCCCACAACCCGGCTGGACGGTTAAAATGGTGTCAGAGTagtttttcaataaacctaaGCTCCTGTTCAACCtgattatacaaaattttattaagtctcTATATTGGAGTATTCCCTAAGGTCGGAAGAAATAGAGCTGTGTTGTTTGTTACTGAAGGAGTTAAGTACCCCCTAACCATCTATTACGGTAGTGTGGTTGAAGGAAGTTTGTAAACCGAGGAATTAGAATCCCAGGAACAAGGCGATCAAACAAgatatgaatttatggagtgttaattttatttggaaagtATATTGCGCCTTTTAAGAGCATTAGGATTAGGACAATTGTGTTGAAGTACCAAAtctacacaaaattaaaaattacatgaccaaaattaatcttgtaaatgttaaagaatcaaaataaatttaaggcATAGATAGAGAACGAAGCTTTCCGTTTTCctatataattttacctattgaaaattatgtagAAGGGTAATAAAATCAAGTGGATCCATTTTACctcaacttaaaataaaagatgtgATCTAAAGATCAAGAAATAGGTCAAGGATAGGTTCATTTTACCTTTTCCGCCAAGTCCATGAGGCACGAACCCAATATATCAAAATCAGTAATCGACGTGTAGGCTGTGTTGGGATTCCAGAAGGCAGGGACTGCAGGGACAATAAGGGCCATTAGCCCTCCAGCCACCAACTCCTCCGCCCTGGCATCCAAGAATGCCTCTACATCCTTGGCATACTGATTCGAATACGCTTCAAGTACTTCTCTTCTTGCTCCAAAACAGTGAATCTTCCCTCTGATCCATGCAGGAGATGCATTATCTGCCACTTCCTTTGGCACCTTAGATAGCCAATTTAGGGAACAAGATGAATACCCAAAATGAAGGGAAGATTTGGGCAACAGACGGCCATGAAAAGAACCTGGAATTCCGGTGGCATAGTAAAGTCTTTTGGGTGGGAGTGAACTGAAAAGAGTGTTGAAATCATTGGTGACTTTGTCGTTAAAGAACACCTGAAAATCTGGAATATGGGAAGTTTGTCCATctgttttgaattttctctTGATGGCTTCAGTTATAATTTTCATGGCTGCAAAAGAGTTATGCCCGGTTGAGCAGCCAAAATCAGCAATCCTGAATGGGGAGGAACGGTGTTTGACATCTAATTTTCTCGAAATTTCAGCTTCAATTATCGGTTTTGCCACATCTACTGCTCCTCTCTGCATTTGAGAGGAACATGTTCAATTCGATGTCATGTGTGTGTTATGTAACGGCTGGAAATTGTGGATATTTTTCAGTCAAATTGGCCAGCAAGATGTGCTAcctttattaaaattagagtaaattacgaatttatctgatatttggcataattatgaatattgactcattatttgaaaaattaacaaaattctCCTAATTTTAATGGTCATCTAACAATTAGCGCATTCTCTTAGTCATTccatccaattttttgtgGCGAACTAATTGAAATGCACTTGTTGATtaaggattataattttatttattttttaaattttttttatttttttattgactaagtggataatttttttcataatgtttttaacttttttcatccactctgtccattttttttacaaactttcatttttttttaaaaacaaaatacaataagggCATAATTGATGGGTCAAGTGCTTTTTTAGTCTCATAGAATAAggatagaattttttttagtaccACAACTATGACGGGTGTCGCTTTTAATCacataaaacttataattatgcatttttagtGCAAAAAATCATGTGTGTTATGgttttggaactaaaaaaGGGGTTGTAGTTTCTAGACTAAAAAGTCCTAAAATCACACATTTGGGGTTAAAAGGtcatgattttgaattttatggaactaaaagcATCACCTAACATAGTTGTggcaccaaaaaaaattttggcccttgttttatgggactaaaaaatcattttgcccataaattcaattttatatatcaatccaaaaattacataatttcattaaatctcaggggatatttttaatttttcaaacaataaaatgataattgtaattatactaaacctTAAGggagataattataatttacccttaaaattattgtccttGTTGTCAAAATGAATGTGAAATGGGCCAAAAGTATCACCCCTTATATTTACaggatgaaaattataatttttccgaAACTATATTATTAGAAACAAAATAGTAAAGAAGTGCATTTAAAACCCTTTTCACATGAAACTAAGCCCGGGTAGGTTAATTGGGTATTGTATACCTGGTACGATGAGTTTTGGGCATAGCTATTAGGTCCATCTCCACCATTCATAACATATTGCCCAAGCATTCCTCCTCTTACCACAGTACTGCTGTGGGGATTCGCAATATGATTCTGGATTCTAAGGTTGGAATCTGATTGGCAGCTCAACATGCGGATGTGAATCCTTGCAGATATGATCAAGTATCGTCCCGAACAAAATGACTCCATCttcattttgttatttgtagCTCATTCAGTTGCATTTATAGATATTGCTAATAAGAGTTAATGGCACTTTTTATCCTAATACTTAATGCATAAATTGTCCGTACTTTTTGAAATAGCTTTATGGTCACATATTATAAtgtttgctgttttttttCATCCtatcattaaaatttgaacgatATTATACGTAATCATTAAGTGTGAACGACATTATACGTAACCATTAAGTGATCGGCGGCTTGGAGGATGGGAGAGGAGGTTGACCAAGGAGGTTTTGGAGGAAAAAGTATCACGTGCGTGCACATGATAATGCTGagttataaggaaaaaaaaaaaaagaaaaactctaacaaaattaaaatcgagaatgaagaaaattttcaattttttatgccTACTAGCAAGTTCATCCCCTTTACACATGGACATatctatcttatttttattaaatttttaaaagcgTGTGAACTACTTATGATAGATTACTGTGTAGGGTGTTGATATattcgtatatatatataaaattctgGGTTGATTGTGTTTGTTGTGACGTTGGGATCACatgtgtatattaattatgtacatatttatatatatagctacaGTGGTTACTTAAAGTATGgtgttaaaagaaaatatagccGTAGCAGGGATACAGGGTGCTACACCTTGGTTATTCCAAAATAGCCGTTATAGATCCCAACtaataatataactaatttattcaactttttaaattttatatcaactaataaactaattttatttcctttctttctttctgttttttttttttaaatctaatatattggtttgtatattttactcttatataatctattttaatgcataaaaaattatttattatatgaacgCAGGAGCAGCTTGCCACAATGGCAAGTATCATTATAAAAGGAAGAGGGTTTAAAGTGATAGTTTTGATATCACTAcaccaaattattataatactaataatatcTTACAACTTTCCCACTcatgttaaattaattccatagaattacatgtattaaaaaattaaatttactccctttttattttaacttagtGTTAATTGGAATTGCAATaacatatttgtatttattttgtatgtgTATATGATTATAGTTAtcaatttaacatatattgcataaagtgttaatttttaatttaatttggattaaatCTATTTTGTTTCTATCCCCAGAGTTATGCATTCTGTTATCATTTCCAATCGGAtgattcattaatatattttttggaaaagaaaGGGGTATTGGGCAGCGTTAaaagcctttttttttttttttagggaaaTCTTTTTCTATCaggaatttaaaaagttttttttttttgcgacaaacaaataaaataaaaaataaaatataacacatTGAAATAATCTGAATCGGCCTTACTAAAAAATTGACccatttcatttcaaaatccAATTCCCAATTTCCATTCTCTCTTGGGTTAATCAATAGAATATGGAATTCGTTCCGCTCTTAGATGTAGCATAAGAATTCTTCTGTTTACCTTACCAAATtcgaaacaaaaaatactttatttttgtcgacaaaaaaagaaaagatactcaaattttttttagtatattatatcatatttaaggTGGGGAGTATTATTTCCCCATCAACCTATTTGTTACAATAATATAAGGTTTTCTTTTTCGTATCGATCGATTTTTTCTCTAGAGAAGGGCCGATAGAAAATCTTTCATTACTAAAAGCATCGcaattaattgattcaatttcaaaactcTTTTATGTAACtttcttacttttttattttctctgaATTCCTATATAGACCCCAGATATCTTTTCCCATCAATCCGGACAAAAACACTTAGGGAAGAGATTCTGAATAAATATGTGTCAATTTTGGATGATCCAAAATAGGGTAATTTCTAGAAAAGAATAGAATCtctaattttcaataaatattgaatattataaaacatAACTATTTATATAGCGATAtagaattttgatttctttatcACAATTCTAAATTCGAATATTATTCTATTCGATAGTCAATCTTAACTATTTTTAGATAggcaattttcttttttatttgtgattttgaatTCACATgacatttgaaattctttttgttacaCTTTCGTATTTTCTATCCTATATATTTCTAATgctatatttcttttgaattatttaattagttataactAATCAGACATTCATCGGCTTTCATTCGAAAAAGGGtaagttagaaaaaaaaaaaaaatcgactGTTCAAGTATACCAAATTGCATGGGAAAAGAGACAGGAAGAGAAACATCTGGGGTATATATTAATCTATATTCAATTGCCCATATAGAAATGATAAAATCCAATTTGATTGGATCAAATACGGGTTTCCTATTTTCCAtagtaagaaagaaaatactttttctcGAAATAGTAATCGCTATCTAATAAATTCAAGGTTccaatataaatgaaaaaaaaaaaaaaaggaatgatATCATAATAAGATCCTAATCTCAAAACAGAAGGGAGGTGGATATGGCGGAATCGGTAGACTCTAAGGACTTAATTGGATTGAGCCTTGGTATGGAAACCTATTAAGTAGTaactttgaaattaaaaaaaaacccagaattaataaaaatgggCGATCCCAAGTCAAATCttgttttctgaaaataaagGTTTGGAAAacgaaaaaacaaaaaagataggTGCGGTGACTCAATGGAAGTTGTTCTACCAATGGAGTTGACTGTATTGGCAGAGGAATCTTTCCATGAAACTTCCgaaaaaataatgacaaattGTAATATAAAGGAACAAACTATGAGttttaatcaaacaaaaatattactaaaaattatacGCAGAAGCTATTACGTGATATCGTatctaattttgaaaatcaagaGCATTTAAGTAGgacttttatttgaaataaggGTTGTccttaattttgcattttagaTACCACTAGGAATTAAGTTGGAAGTGCCCCAAAATCATATTAAGCTTCTCGTGGTTTTATTGACGATATCAGACAATATATAGAGGATGAGAAAACTATACGTACTGAGACAAGTTTATTATgggaaaaaatgaaagcaactttattgtaatattataaatcagtaaattattctatcataaaaaaaaatagtaatttaattctCTATGTTTTTAAACATTCTGCAGTTTACCCCCTATGgttatcaaaataaatc
The window above is part of the Sesamum indicum cultivar Zhongzhi No. 13 linkage group LG2, S_indicum_v1.0, whole genome shotgun sequence genome. Proteins encoded here:
- the LOC105155929 gene encoding probable S-adenosylmethionine-dependent methyltransferase At5g37990 → MNGGDGPNSYAQNSSYQRGAVDVAKPIIEAEISRKLDVKHRSSPFRIADFGCSTGHNSFAAMKIITEAIKRKFKTDGQTSHIPDFQVFFNDKVTNDFNTLFSSLPPKRLYYATGIPGSFHGRLLPKSSLHFGYSSCSLNWLSKVPKEVADNASPAWIRGKIHCFGARREVLEAYSNQYAKDVEAFLDARAEELVAGGLMALIVPAVPAFWNPNTAYTSITDFDILGSCLMDLAEKGRFSKAKVDSFNLPVHITIPQEFRAILERSDNYTIERMEIIDNPGKRTLTVPTDRASFFRAVFEQLLINHFGSEIIEELFHQYANKLAASSLFLEPKNEKSVLIFVLLKRKPYDQK